A genome region from Coffea arabica cultivar ET-39 chromosome 7e, Coffea Arabica ET-39 HiFi, whole genome shotgun sequence includes the following:
- the LOC113700355 gene encoding cysteine protease XCP1 produces the protein MAFASYAKLIILLFSLSFLASTTFCRDFSIVGYTPDDLTCIDKLINLFESWIQKHGKIYESIEEKLHRFEIFKDNLKHIDERNKDIANYWLGLNEFADLSHEEFKKMYLGLNGELATKRQSPEEEFTYGNVMDIPKSVDWRKKGAVTPVKNQGSCGSCWAFSTVAAVEGINQIVTGNLTSLSEQELIDCDTTYNNGCNGGLMDYAFAFIASNGGLHREEDYPYLMEEGTCDEKRDESELVQISGYHDVPQNSEQSLLKALAHQPLSIAIEASGRDFQFYSGGVFDGHCGTQVDHGVAAVGYGSTKGLDYIIVKNSWGSKWGEKGYIRMKRNTGKPEGLCGINKMASYPTKNK, from the exons ATGGCTTTCGCCTCATATGCTAAGTTgataattcttttattttctttgtcatTCTTAGCTAGTACCACATTTTGTCGCGATTTCTCGATCGTTGGCTATACACCGGATGATTTAACTTGCATTGACAAGCTCATCAATCTATTCGAGTCATGGATCCAAAAACACGGAAAAATCTACGAAAGCATCGAAGAGAAGTTGCACAGGTTCGAGATTTTCAAAGATAATTTGAAGCATATTGATGAGAGGAACAAAGACATTGCCAACTACTGGCTTGGCTTGAATGAGTTTGCTGATTTGAGTCATGAAGAATTTAAAAAGATGTATCTTGGATTGAATGGTGAGTTGGCTACTAAGAGACAATCGCCGGAAGAAGAATTTACGTACGGAAATGTTATGGACATTCCAAAGTCAGTGGACTGGAGAAAGAAAGGAGCTGTCACACCTGTCAAGAACCAAGGATCATGTG GAAGTTGTTGGGCATTCTCCACAGTAGCTGCAGTTGAGGGCATAAACCAAATTGTTACTGGAAATTTGACTTCATTATCTGAGCAAGAGCTCATTGACTGTGACACTACATACAATAATGGCTGCAATGGAGGTCTTATGGACTATGCATTTGCCTTCATAGCCTCCAATGGTGGACTTCACAGAGAGGAAGACTACCCTTACCTTATGGAGGAAGGCACTTGTGATGAGAAGAGG GATGAATCAGAGCTGGTCCAAATCAGTGGTTACCATGATGTTCCCCAGAACAGTGAGCAGAGTCTTCTTAAAGCACTTGCACACCAGCCCCTAAGCATAGCTATTGAGGCTTCTGGGAGAGATTTCCAGTTCTATAGTGGG GGTGTATTTGACGGGCATTGTGGAACTCAAGTTGATCATGGCGTGGCGGCTGTGGGATATGGTTCAACAAAGGGTCTCGATTACATCATTGTGAAGAACTCGTGGGGTTCAAAGTGGGGAGAGAAGGGATACATAAGGATGAAAAGAAACACAGGGAAGCCAGAAGGACTTTGTGGCATCAACAAAATGGCTTCATATccaaccaaaaataaataa
- the LOC140011312 gene encoding uncharacterized protein: protein MKSYLMANDLWDTVETDYIPKLSEDPTIAEMRAHRDAVKMRSKAMTCIHLAVSDAVFTKIMTCETAKETWDALKVAFQDNDRTRHMQVLNLRREFELLRMKDKENIKDYSDKLLNIVNKIRLIGEQLPDSRVLEKVLVSLPKRFEVKISSLEDSRDLSWMTLPELINALEAQEQRRAIRTEEVIEGAFQAINKNQI, encoded by the coding sequence ATGAAGTCCTATTTGATGGCTAATGATCTTTGGGATACGGTAGAAACAGATTATATTCCTAAATTGTCGGAAGATCCAACTATTGCAGAGATGAGAGCCCATAGGGATGCAGTCAAAATGAGATCAAAAGCCATGACATGCATTCATTTAGCAGTTTCCGATGCAGTATTTACAAAAATTATGACTTGTGAAACTGCAAAGGAAACTTGGGATGCTCTCAAAGTGGCTTTTCAAGACAATGACAGAACAAGACATATGCAAGTTTTGAACCTTAGGAGAGAATTTGAACTCCTTAGGATGAAAGACAAAGAAAACATTAAAGACTATTCTGACAAACTCTTAAATATTGTGAACAAAATCAGATTGATTGGAGAACAACTTCCGGATAGCAGAGTTCTGGAGAAAGTCTTGGTGAGTTTACCAAAAAGGTTTGAAGTCAAAATTTCCTCTCTTGAAGATTCAAGGGATCTCTCTTGGATGACCTTGCCAGAATTGATCAATGCTTTAGAGGCACAAGAACAAAGACGAGCCATAAGAACTGAAGAAGTCATTGAAGGTGCTTTTCAAGCAATAAACAAGAATCAAATTTGA